The sequence below is a genomic window from Methyloterricola oryzae.
CCCGCAGAATCCTCAATATTCCAGGGCAAGCGGTCAGGCCAGGAGTCGTGGTTTCGAACTGGACGTGAGCGGCCGGATTACCGAAAACTGGGGCGTGACGGCGAGCTACGCCTATACCGACGCGGACTACGTCAAGGGCGATTTCGAGGGCAACGGACTGATGGGCGTGGCGAAAAATTCAGGCAACGTCTGGACCAAGTACGAGTTCAGCGAAGGCGACCTGAAAGGGCTGAGTTTCGGTACCGGCGTCTATGCGCGGGGGCAGCGCCAGGGCGATCCCGAGAATTCATTCCAACTGCCTGGCTATGTGCGCTGGGACGCCAGCATTGGATACAGCTTCGTTCATGCGGGCGCCAAGATCACGACGCAGTTGAATGCCTACAACCTGCTCGATCAAACCTACTACGACCGCTCCAGCTACCGTTTGGGCATCAACGCAGGAGCGCCATTGACCTTCCTGGGTTCGGTCCGGGTGGAGTATTAGGCGTGGTTAGCATCGCTCATCGCCATTCCCCGGAAGACTTTGGCGCCGCAAGGCTTGCGCGCCTCAAGGCCCGCCGCCGGGTGTGGCTGCAGGTGCACTTGTGGCTCGGACTGACGGCGGGAGCGGTGCTGGCCCTGATCGGGCTGACCGGCAGCGTGCTGGTGTTCTGGCAGGAGTTGGATGCCTGGCTGAGTCCAGGGCAGTTCCGGGTGAGCGCGCCCGCCGAATCGGCATCCTATCGCCCGCTCGACGAGATCGTGGCGGCGGCCCGGACTGGCGCTCCCCCTGGCGCTGAACCTGGCTTCGTCTATTACCCGGAAGGCCCCGAGGACGTCTTCACTTTCTTCTTCGACAAGCCGGGCGCAACCGTGGGTGAGTCGGATACCCTCAATGTGTCCGTCAACCCTTATACGGCAAGGGTGACGGGCACTCGGGTCTTCTACAGTGGGACCAGCTATTTCGACAATTGCCTGATGGGCTTCATCTTCAAACTGCACTACGCCCTGTTGTGGAAGGAGGGTGGCGTCGTTCTGGTGGGCGGCATCGGCGTGCTGCTGGTGGTGTCGGTGCTGAGCGGGCTGATCCTGTGGTGGCCCTTAACCGGCCAGTGGCTGAATGCGCTGACCATCAAGCGCCGCGCCAGCGCCGAGCGCTTCAACTTCGATCTGCACAAGACCTTCGGGTTCTACTCAACCCTGGTGCTGCTGGCAGTGCTGGTTTCGGGTGTCTACATGAACTTGCCCGAGCAGGTCGTCTGGCTGGTGGAGCGCGTTTCCAAGGTGAACCCGTTAGACGAGTTCCATTCCACGGTTCTAACAGGTTCCACACCCATCGGGCTTGGCCGCGCCGTGGAGAACGCCCGTGCGAGCTATCCCTTGGGACGGCTGCGTTTTCTCAATTTGCCTTCATCGCCGGAAGGCGTCTACCAGATCTGCGGGCAGGGGGGCGACGAACTGGCGCGCTATGTCCTGGATACCCGTTGCGTGTCCATCGACCAGTACACCGGCGCTGTGCTCCAGGTGACGGACCCCGCCCACGGCAGCGGCGGCGATGTGTTCATCCAGTGGCAGTGGCCGCTGCACTCAGGACAGGCCTTTGGCATGACGGGCCGGCTTCTGGTGTTCGCCTCCGGCCTGGCATGTCCGGTGCTGTTTGTCACGGGGATCATCCGCTGGCGGCAGAAAAAGCGGGCGGCGCGGGCTGGAATCGAACGCCGGCAAACGCGGCAGGCCGCCGGCGCGATGCCGTGAAAAAGTTTCGCGTCGGGGTGAGGGATTTCACTCACTCAAACGTCTTAGCTATTGAATGCCACACGAGAGAGGAAGACCGTGATGAAGATGAAGCAGGCCAAGGGACGATCGGAACTGGAAAACACCCTCGTGCGCATGGGCGATCACTTCCCATCGACGCGTTATTTTCAGGTGCATTTCGAGTATCTGGAGAGCCTGCTGATCGAAACCCGCGATTGCCTGGAGGGCTTGAAGCGCCAGGTGGCTGCGGTGAACGAGGCGAGCGACGAATTTGACGCGACGCACCGTGCCGCCAAGCGGTCACCGCGTCCCGGCTTGTCCCTGGAAGCCGAACGTCGTTTGCGCGCCCAGGGCCGCAACCTGGAAGATGAACAATGGGAGGGCTTTTGAGCTTTTGTTTCCTGCCACCTTGGCCGCAGCCGGACGGCACGCCGGGGCCGCTACCGGTGGCGCAGTTCCAGCTGACCTGGAACCGTTCCGCTGGGGTGGCGCTGGCGGCGGTGCTGGCAGTCGTGTTGCACGCTGCGCTGCTATGGTGGTTCATCAACCGGCCGGCGCCGCTCCCATTTACGCAGGCCGCGCCGCTGCCCATGATCGATATCACCTTGGCGGCGCCCCCGGCCCCGCCGGTGACCCAGCCCGATGTGCCGCCACCGCCTATTCCGCCGAAGGAGATGAAAAAGCCCGAGGTCAAGCCTGAGAGGAAGCCCAAGCTTAAACCTAAATCCGAGGTCAAGCAGAAGGTGGTCAAGCCGGCCGAGCCCAAGGAAGAGGTTCAGGAAGCAGCCCCGCCGGCCCCGCCCGCGCCGCCGCTGCCCAAGCAGGACAAACCGGCGGCGCCGCGTAACGAACCGTACACGCCGGCCAGTTCCGACGCCAACTACTTGCACAACCCGCGTCCGGTCTACCCGGGCATCGCCCGTCAACGCCACTGGGAAGGTCTGGTGCTGCTGAAGGTCTATGTGACGCCGGAAGGGCATTGCGGGCAGTTGGCGGTGGCCCGCAGCAGCGGCCACGAGGTACTGGATGAGTCGGCCATGGACGCCGTGAGGGAGTGGCGCTTCGTATCCGCCATGCGAGGCAGCACGCCGGTCGCAAGTTGGGTGACGGTGCCCATCGAATTCAACCTGGAATGATGCAACCCGTTCCGGATCCTGCATAACATCATCAAGATAGAAGGAGGCCCCTCGTGGACCTATCGGAAACCACCATCGTCAATGGCACTCTCTGGGTTCTGGGAGGCTTCTCCCTGCTCACCTGGAGCGTGATTCTCATCAAAGCCGGGGAGCTGGTACTCAACCGGCTGCGCAATCACCTGTTCATCCGCAATGTCGCGCCGGACGGCCATCTGCAGGGCCTGCCTGAGGAGGCTGCGATCAAATCGCAGGCCGCGCGGGTTTACGAGGCAGGCCGGAGAACCCTGGCGCGGGCCCATGTGAGCCTGTTCAGCCAGGATAAGCACGATTGCTGGCACGACCTGCTGGAGCGCACACTGCGGCAGCAGGTGCTGAAGGAGCGGGCGCACATGGAATCGGGCCTCGGCTGGCTGGCCAGCATCGGCAGCACAGCGCCTTTCGTCGGGCTGTTCGGCACGGTCTGGGGCATCATGCACGCCCTGAAGGACATCAGCCTGAAGGGCTCTGCCAGCCTGGAGGTGGTGGCCGGTCCCATCGGCGAGGCGCTGATCGCTACGGCCTTGGGTATCGCCGTGGCCATCCCGGCGGTGATCGCCTACAACTTCTTCCTGCGCCAGAGCCGCAAGATCGCGTCCAGCCTGG
It includes:
- a CDS encoding MotA/TolQ/ExbB proton channel family protein, translated to MDLSETTIVNGTLWVLGGFSLLTWSVILIKAGELVLNRLRNHLFIRNVAPDGHLQGLPEEAAIKSQAARVYEAGRRTLARAHVSLFSQDKHDCWHDLLERTLRQQVLKERAHMESGLGWLASIGSTAPFVGLFGTVWGIMHALKDISLKGSASLEVVAGPIGEALIATALGIAVAIPAVIAYNFFLRQSRKIASSLDHFASDFLHSTIEAHLTAATETEHGHANAG
- a CDS encoding energy transducer TonB, whose product is MSFCFLPPWPQPDGTPGPLPVAQFQLTWNRSAGVALAAVLAVVLHAALLWWFINRPAPLPFTQAAPLPMIDITLAAPPAPPVTQPDVPPPPIPPKEMKKPEVKPERKPKLKPKSEVKQKVVKPAEPKEEVQEAAPPAPPAPPLPKQDKPAAPRNEPYTPASSDANYLHNPRPVYPGIARQRHWEGLVLLKVYVTPEGHCGQLAVARSSGHEVLDESAMDAVREWRFVSAMRGSTPVASWVTVPIEFNLE
- a CDS encoding PepSY-associated TM helix domain-containing protein, which translates into the protein MVSIAHRHSPEDFGAARLARLKARRRVWLQVHLWLGLTAGAVLALIGLTGSVLVFWQELDAWLSPGQFRVSAPAESASYRPLDEIVAAARTGAPPGAEPGFVYYPEGPEDVFTFFFDKPGATVGESDTLNVSVNPYTARVTGTRVFYSGTSYFDNCLMGFIFKLHYALLWKEGGVVLVGGIGVLLVVSVLSGLILWWPLTGQWLNALTIKRRASAERFNFDLHKTFGFYSTLVLLAVLVSGVYMNLPEQVVWLVERVSKVNPLDEFHSTVLTGSTPIGLGRAVENARASYPLGRLRFLNLPSSPEGVYQICGQGGDELARYVLDTRCVSIDQYTGAVLQVTDPAHGSGGDVFIQWQWPLHSGQAFGMTGRLLVFASGLACPVLFVTGIIRWRQKKRAARAGIERRQTRQAAGAMP